One Solanum lycopersicum chromosome 4, SLM_r2.1 DNA window includes the following coding sequences:
- the LOC101263307 gene encoding uncharacterized protein, which produces MVTGLSWWLLIIYKVGGSSNFQVSDQEGRGGFHPFQHHLCRFGIPKVIITDNAANVNSHLMQEVCYQFKIEHRNSTPYRSKANRTVEAANKNIKKILRKMVQIIPTKIEIPSLGIVVEAEIDGDEWTKAELEQLSLIDEKRLPSICHGQLYHKRMARAYNKKVRPTHFEEGQLVLRHILPHHAKIKGKFSPNWRGPFAVKRVLPNGALYLADIESKVTETIVNADVVKRYYI; this is translated from the exons ATGGTCACAGGTTTATCTTGGTGGCTATTGATTATTTacaaagtgggtggaagcagtaACTTTCAAGTCAGTGACCAAGAAGGTCGTGGTGGATTTCATCCATTTCAACATCATCTGTGTCGGTTTGGTATTCCAAAGGTGATTATAACTGATAACGCCGCAAATGTCAATAGCCACTTAATGCAAGAGGTATGCTACCAATTTAAGATTGAGCATCGAAATTCGACTCCGTATCGCTCAAAGGCAAACAGGACTGTAGAAGctgctaacaaaaatataaaaaagatacttCGTAAGATGGTGCAAA TTATACCTACAAAAATTGAGATCCCATCTTTAGGAATTGTTGTGGAGGCAGAAATTGATGGTGATGAGTGGACCAAAGCAGAGTTAGAGCAATTaagtttgattgatgagaagcgTCTGCCATCAATATGTCATGgacaattatatcataaaagaATGGCACGGGCATACAACAAAAAGGTGCGTCCCACACATTTTGAAGAGGGTCAATTAGTGTTGAGACACATTTTGCCACATCATGCCAAAATCAaaggcaaattttctccaaattggaGAGGACCATTCGCTGTTAAAAGGGTATTACCCAATGGTGCTCTTTACTTAGCAGATATAGAAAGCAAAGTGACAGAAACGATCGTCAATGCTGATGTTGTGAAAAGATATTACATATGA